One Epidermidibacterium keratini DNA segment encodes these proteins:
- a CDS encoding NCS2 family permease gives MPDRPGDQTPAAKPTAAASQHPEPTGAQPSGSSVTPPEPSGALDRYFEITKRGSTIGREIRGGLTTFFTMAYIVVLNPIILTAAADVTGAQLPFAAVASTTALVAAVMTILMGVFGKYPMALAAGLGINAQVAALAQFQLPWPQIMGLVVLEGVLVTVLVVTGFRRAVFEAIPHQLKVAISVGIGLFLTFIGLKDAGFTAAHESGAPVLMGQFGELKGWPVLVFVIGVLLMAVLYAKKVRGAILISIIVTTVLAVIVERVAKIGPAVAGGEVVNPTGWQLNVPSLPERVVDVPDLSIIGDIDLFGAFKLSAVGALLIIFTLMLADFFDTMGTTVAVGSEAGLLDKDGNPPYLNRILLVDSVAAMGGGAASVSSNTSYIESTAGVADGARTGLASVVTGLGFIVAMFFAPLVNIVPSEAAAPALIIVGALMITQAKELDLHELTDVIPIFLTIALMPFTYSITNGIGAGFIAWVLLRVVTGRARELHWLMWIITVLFVIYFAIDPIRQLFGIA, from the coding sequence GTGCCAGATCGCCCCGGGGACCAGACTCCCGCCGCAAAGCCCACCGCCGCAGCCTCACAGCACCCCGAGCCGACCGGCGCGCAGCCGAGCGGATCGAGCGTGACGCCCCCGGAGCCGAGCGGTGCGCTGGATCGCTACTTCGAGATCACCAAACGCGGCTCGACGATCGGGCGCGAGATCCGCGGCGGACTCACGACGTTCTTCACGATGGCCTACATCGTCGTACTGAACCCGATCATCCTGACCGCTGCTGCCGACGTGACCGGAGCCCAGCTACCCTTCGCGGCCGTCGCGTCGACCACCGCGCTCGTCGCCGCCGTCATGACGATCCTGATGGGTGTCTTCGGCAAGTACCCGATGGCGCTCGCGGCCGGACTCGGCATCAACGCCCAGGTCGCGGCGCTCGCTCAGTTCCAGCTGCCGTGGCCGCAGATCATGGGGCTCGTCGTACTCGAGGGCGTGCTGGTCACGGTGCTTGTAGTGACCGGTTTTCGCCGCGCCGTCTTCGAGGCGATCCCGCATCAGCTCAAGGTCGCGATCAGCGTCGGCATCGGGCTGTTCTTGACGTTCATCGGGCTCAAGGACGCCGGGTTTACCGCGGCGCACGAGTCCGGGGCGCCGGTGCTGATGGGGCAGTTTGGCGAGCTCAAGGGCTGGCCGGTGCTGGTGTTCGTGATCGGCGTACTGCTCATGGCTGTGCTGTATGCCAAGAAGGTCCGCGGCGCGATCCTGATCAGCATCATCGTGACCACCGTGCTCGCGGTGATCGTCGAACGAGTCGCCAAGATCGGTCCGGCGGTCGCTGGAGGCGAGGTCGTCAACCCGACCGGCTGGCAGCTCAACGTCCCCTCGCTGCCGGAGCGGGTGGTCGACGTACCCGACCTGTCGATCATCGGTGACATCGATCTGTTCGGAGCGTTCAAGCTCAGCGCGGTCGGCGCCCTGCTCATCATCTTCACGCTCATGCTGGCCGACTTCTTCGACACGATGGGTACGACGGTGGCGGTCGGCTCGGAAGCCGGGCTGCTCGACAAGGACGGCAACCCGCCGTACCTCAACCGGATTCTGCTCGTGGACTCGGTCGCGGCCATGGGCGGTGGCGCGGCGAGCGTCTCGTCCAACACCAGCTATATCGAGTCGACTGCCGGCGTCGCCGACGGAGCGCGCACCGGCCTCGCGAGCGTGGTCACCGGGCTTGGCTTCATCGTCGCGATGTTCTTTGCGCCGCTGGTCAACATCGTGCCGAGCGAGGCCGCGGCACCGGCGCTGATCATCGTCGGCGCGCTGATGATCACCCAGGCCAAGGAGCTCGACCTGCACGAGCTCACCGACGTCATCCCGATCTTCCTGACGATCGCGCTGATGCCGTTTACCTACTCGATCACCAACGGCATCGGCGCCGGGTTTATCGCCTGGGTGCTGCTGCGGGTCGTCACCGGCCGGGCACGCGAGCTGCACTGGCTGATGTGGATCATCACGGTGCTGTTCGTCATCTACTTCGCGATCGACCCGATCCGCCAGCTCTTCGGCATCGCCTAG
- a CDS encoding MarR family winged helix-turn-helix transcriptional regulator, translating to MTDTPTSQVTEVAHNLRIAVNRTTRQLRAAGARKITLTQMSAMATIKEAGQLTLGELATRERVQPPSMTRVIATLTDNGLVERISDPADGRQVLVSLTPEGREVLAEEGRTREAWLSQALIDLTDAELKTLADASDIMMRLVGE from the coding sequence GTGACGGACACCCCAACGAGCCAGGTCACCGAGGTCGCGCACAACTTGCGCATCGCGGTCAACCGCACGACGCGCCAGCTCCGCGCGGCCGGTGCTCGCAAGATCACCCTGACCCAGATGTCGGCCATGGCCACGATCAAGGAGGCCGGGCAGCTGACCCTCGGCGAGCTTGCGACGCGCGAACGCGTGCAGCCGCCGTCGATGACCCGGGTGATCGCCACGCTCACCGACAACGGCCTCGTCGAGCGGATCAGCGATCCCGCCGATGGCCGGCAGGTGCTCGTCAGCCTCACTCCAGAAGGCCGCGAGGTGCTCGCCGAAGAAGGCCGCACCCGAGAAGCCTGGCTGAGCCAGGCGCTCATCGATTTGACCGACGCCGAGCTGAAGACCCTTGCCGACGCCAGCGACATCATGATGAGGCTCGTCGGCGAGTGA
- a CDS encoding acyl-CoA thioesterase, whose protein sequence is MSFRFDSALELEQVGEHRFVRATLDNAWNINDVFYNGGYVHALTAAAALQVAEQPDIVSIATSFANPVLPAPAEFEVDVLSAGRTVTSSRVSLLQEGKPRAVSLVTTGRLPSSVTLDNRHPMPDVPHAEEIPDAQRKSRSSSMGDVMDLRLVPGYDGWTRKDYSAGAQLMMWIRFRDDRPLDSLSVTAFSDMGPPIAFAQGNMGWAPTLQLHVGNFAAPTGKWLLMHATGSPYGGGPFGNEDVDLWDETGALVGRARQVALLPRQRATDGRTGH, encoded by the coding sequence GTGAGTTTTCGATTCGACAGCGCCCTGGAGCTCGAGCAGGTCGGCGAGCACCGGTTTGTGCGCGCCACTTTGGACAATGCGTGGAATATCAACGACGTCTTCTACAACGGCGGCTACGTCCACGCGCTGACGGCCGCCGCGGCGCTGCAGGTCGCTGAGCAGCCGGACATCGTCTCGATCGCGACATCGTTTGCCAACCCGGTGCTTCCGGCTCCTGCGGAGTTCGAGGTCGACGTGCTGTCCGCCGGGCGCACGGTCACCTCTAGCCGCGTGAGTCTGCTGCAGGAAGGCAAACCCCGCGCGGTCTCGCTCGTCACCACCGGCCGTCTCCCGTCGTCGGTCACCCTTGACAACCGACACCCGATGCCCGACGTGCCGCACGCCGAGGAGATCCCCGACGCCCAGCGCAAGTCGCGCTCGTCAAGCATGGGCGACGTGATGGACCTGCGGCTGGTGCCGGGGTACGACGGATGGACGCGCAAGGACTACTCGGCCGGCGCGCAGTTGATGATGTGGATCCGGTTCCGCGACGACCGCCCGCTCGACTCGTTGTCGGTGACCGCCTTCAGCGACATGGGCCCGCCGATCGCCTTCGCTCAGGGCAACATGGGGTGGGCGCCGACGCTGCAGCTGCACGTCGGAAACTTCGCTGCCCCCACTGGGAAGTGGCTGCTGATGCACGCCACGGGCTCGCCCTACGGCGGAGGTCCGTTCGGAAACGAGGACGTCGACCTGTGGGACGAGACCGGTGCACTCGTCGGCCGGGCCCGCCAGGTCGCGCTGCTGCCGCGCCAGAGGGCGACCGACGGGCGGACTGGGCACTGA
- a CDS encoding MFS transporter translates to MTTAQTSREAGGKFGVFRSLRYRNYRLYATGAIMSNIGTWMQRIAQDWLVLGLTDGNAFALGVVTFLQFVPTLGLGMVGGLIADRYDKQTVLRFTQAGVALTAATLGVLDLTGAVTVWWVYILALVLGIINAIESPSRVSIASELVPEKDVVNAVGLNSSSFNAARLIGPAIAGVLIGVIGTGPVFLINAASSVWIIVLLSMIDPKERYGVDRVARERGQVREAFRYVRSRPEIVLTILLVTCVSFFGLNLQVIVPLVATQVFHQGAAQYGLLASSLALGTLAGALAGAGRKRRPRLRSLVVSALAFGLFEIGIAWIGNYWLFALALVPVGVVSLFFIISANAFVQLSVESATRGRVMALYMMFFMGAGAFGSPLVGWLTSVWGIQWALAICGAATALSALGIGLLLARRLGGFHVEAHLRTRPWLQVHIGEEQMFPYRREPAEQVT, encoded by the coding sequence GTGACCACTGCGCAGACCTCGCGAGAAGCCGGCGGTAAGTTCGGCGTCTTCCGCTCGCTGCGCTACCGCAACTACCGCCTGTATGCCACCGGCGCCATCATGTCCAACATCGGGACCTGGATGCAGCGCATCGCCCAGGACTGGCTGGTCCTCGGCCTCACCGACGGCAACGCGTTTGCCCTTGGCGTCGTCACGTTCCTGCAGTTCGTGCCCACCCTCGGGCTCGGGATGGTCGGCGGCCTGATCGCCGACCGCTACGACAAGCAGACCGTGCTGCGCTTCACCCAGGCCGGCGTCGCGCTGACTGCCGCCACGCTCGGCGTACTCGACCTGACCGGCGCCGTCACCGTCTGGTGGGTCTACATCCTTGCGCTCGTGCTCGGCATCATCAACGCGATCGAGTCGCCCTCGCGCGTGTCGATCGCCAGCGAGCTCGTGCCCGAGAAGGACGTCGTCAACGCGGTCGGGCTGAACTCCTCGTCGTTCAACGCCGCGCGCCTGATCGGCCCGGCGATCGCCGGCGTACTCATCGGTGTGATCGGCACCGGGCCGGTGTTCCTCATCAACGCCGCGTCCAGCGTGTGGATCATCGTGCTGCTCAGCATGATCGACCCGAAGGAGCGGTACGGCGTTGACCGGGTCGCGCGCGAGCGCGGGCAGGTGCGCGAGGCCTTCCGCTACGTGCGCAGCCGTCCCGAGATCGTGCTGACGATCCTGCTGGTGACCTGCGTGTCGTTCTTCGGGCTCAACCTGCAGGTGATCGTCCCGCTGGTCGCCACGCAGGTCTTCCACCAGGGCGCCGCGCAGTACGGCCTGCTCGCGTCGTCGCTGGCTCTCGGCACGCTCGCCGGAGCGCTGGCCGGCGCCGGTCGCAAGCGCCGCCCGCGGCTGCGCTCCCTCGTGGTGAGCGCACTGGCGTTTGGGCTGTTTGAGATCGGCATCGCGTGGATCGGCAACTACTGGCTGTTTGCCCTCGCGCTGGTGCCGGTCGGTGTCGTCAGCCTGTTCTTCATCATCTCGGCCAACGCGTTCGTGCAGCTGTCGGTCGAGTCGGCGACGCGCGGGCGGGTCATGGCGCTCTACATGATGTTCTTCATGGGCGCGGGCGCCTTCGGCTCTCCGCTGGTCGGCTGGCTGACATCGGTGTGGGGGATCCAGTGGGCGCTGGCGATCTGCGGTGCGGCCACGGCGCTCAGCGCACTCGGTATCGGGCTGCTGCTGGCGCGACGCCTCGGCGGCTTCCACGTTGAGGCGCATCTGCGCACCCGTCCGTGGCTTCAGGTGCACATCGGCGAGGAGCAGATGTTTCCGTATCGCCGAGAGCCGGCCGAGCAGGTCACCTGA